DNA sequence from the Actinomycetes bacterium genome:
ACCCGCCATCGGTGGGCTGCTGGTCGCGACGGCCGGGCCGGCGACCGCGTACGCCGTCGACGTGGTGAGCTTCGCGTTCTCGCTCGCCTGCCTCGCCCTCATGAGGGCCACCCCTCCCCCGCCGGACGCCACGACGCCGTCGTTGCGATCGATCGCTGAGGGCATCGGGTACGCGTGGTCACGCAAGGACCTCCTGGGGACCTACGTCATCGACCTGTCAGCCATGTTCTTCGCCTTTCCCTTCGCCCTGTTCCCGTTCATCGCCGCCGACTTCCACGCGGTGTGGGCGCTCGGACTCCTCTACACCGCACCGGAGCTCGGTTCGCTGGTGATGTCGCTGACCTCAGGATGGAGCAACCGTGTTCATCACCACGGGCGGGCCATCGTCTACGCCGCATTCATCTGGGGCAGCGCGATCGGGCTGCTGTGGGTGGCTCACGACATCTGGGTCGTCCTCGTCCTGCTGTGCATCGCCGGGGGCGCTGACATGGTCAGCGCGCTCTTCCGGATGCAGATGTGGAACCAGACGATCCCCGACGAGCTGCGGGGACGTCTTGCCGGCATCGAGCTGTTGTCGTATTCCGTCGGACCGAGCCTCGGACAGACGCGGTCGGGTGTCGTCGCCCGTTACGCGGGGCTGCGCGCGTCGTTGGGTTCAGGCGGCGTTTCATGTTGCATCGCAACGGTTCTTCTGGCTATCTCGCTCCCTGCGTTGTGGGCCTACGACGTTCGCACGAGCCCTGAGGCGGCGGCTCGACGCAAGCAGGCCCACACCCTCGAAGGACTCGCCACACCGGGCTTCGAGCTCAATGCGTCGTAGGACACACTGTCGGAGAAACGACGCGTGAAGGTGCATTGCGCACTCGATCCGTGACACGCTTGTGTTCGCACAGGTCCGGCGACCGCCCGGACACATCGTCAGGAGGCATCAGTGCCCGCCAAGTACGTGCTCAGCAAGGACGACGCCGGCAAGTTCAGGTTCAAGCTCGTCGCAAGCAACGGGCAGACCATCGCCACGTCGGAGGCATACAACTCCAAGGTCGCCGCTCAGGGCGGCATCAACTCGCTTCGACGCAACGCAGGCTCGGCGGTCGACGACCAGACGGTCGCGAGCGCCGCGGCGACGCCGGCCAAGAAGGCCCCCGCGAAGCGCGCGGCCAAGAAGACGACCGCGCGCAGGGCTGCCGCCAAGAAGGCCCCGGCCAAGAAGGCTGCGCCCGCGAAGCGGGCAGCCGCTAAGAAGGCACCCGCCAAGCGGACGGCCCGAGCCGCCACCGCCACGAAGACGGCCAGGAAGGCTCCGGCGCGCAAGACCGCGGCGAGGAAGGCTCCGGCCAAGCTGGTCGCCGCCAAGAAGGCGCTGGCCAAGCGCGTTACTGCAGCCGAGAAGACCGCAGCCAAGCGAGTGGCCGCGAAGAAGACCGCCGTCAAGCGAACCGCCGCCAAGAAGGCTCCCGCCAAGCGGACCGCGGCGAAGAAGGCTCCGGCCAAGCGGACCGCGAGAAAGGCGCCCGCCAAGAAGGCCTGAGGCCACCCCCCAAGAGCCCCGCCGTCCCCTCAGGGAGGCGGGGCTCTTGCTGTCGCCCGCCTCTACACTGATCGGGTGCCGCTGTCACCGGGTCTGCTGTCGCCGATGCGGGCCGTCCCCGCGGACATCGAACGTCCGGAGTACGTCGGCCGCAAGGGTCCGCGGCCGTTCACCGGGTCCGAGGTCAAGAGCGCCGAGGTCATCGAGCGGATGCGCATCGCCGGGCGCATCGCGGCCCAGGCGCTCGCCGAGGTGGGTCGCCATGTCGCACCGGGAGTGACGACGGACGAGCTCGACCGCATCGGGCACGAGTTCCTCGTGGACCACGACGCCTATCCATCGACCCTCGGCTACAAGGGTTTTCCGAAGTCGCTGTGCACGAGCATCAACGAGGTCATCTGTCACGGGATCCCTGATACCACGCAGCTCGTCGAGGGCGACATCGTCAACGTCGACATCACCGCGTTCATCGGCGGCGTGCACGGGGACACCGACGCGACCTTCCTCGTCGGCGATGTCGACGATGAGTCGCGCTTGCTGGTCGAACGGACCCATGAGGCGATGATGCGAGGCATCAACGCGATCGCCCCGGGGCGCCGCATCAACGTCATCGGCCGGGTGATCGAGTCCTATGCCCGGCGGTTCGGCTACGGGGTGGTGCGGGACTTCACCGGCCACGGAGTCGGAGAGGCGTTCCACTCCGGTCTGGTCGTGCCGCACTACGACGACGGCCGCGCGACGACGGTCATGGAACCGGGGATGACCTTCACCGTCGAGCCCATGCTGACCCTAGGCACCATCGACTACCGCATCTGGGACGACGGCTGGACGGTGGTGACCAGCGACGGGAGGCGGACTGCCCAGTTCGAGCACACCGTGCTCGTCACGGACACCGGATCGGAGATCCTCACACTGCCGTGAGTCCCCCTACAGTGGGCGTATGACGACGAGAGCCTCGTCGACGTCGCCCTCGGGGGAGTCATCGACGGAAGCAGCCAAGACGTCCGGCAAGAGCCCCGCCACCCCGTCCACCGCGACGAAACGGGCCTCCATGACGGGCACGCCGACGACGAAGACGGCGACCCGAAAGACGGCGACCGACAACCCGACGACCACTGGCACTCCACGGAAGGCCAGCGCCTCGAAGTCGGCGCCCGCCCGTGGGACGAGCAACGGGCGGCCGTCCCGCGGTCGAGCACGTACCGGCCGGCAGGTCCCGGACGGGCCGACGATCCCCTCTCGCTGGCCGCCCGGGGTCAAGACCCTGGCCATCGACATCGGCGGGACCGGGCTGAAGGCATCCGTGCTGGACGCCCAGGGGCAGATGACGGTCGAGCGGGTCCGTGTGGAGACCCCGTACCCCTGCCCCCCTGACCTGCTCGTGAGCAAGCTGCTCGAGCTCGCCGCGCAGATGCCCCCGTTCGACCGCGTCTCGGTCGGCTTCCCCGGCCTGATCCGCAGCGGCCGGGTGATCATGGTGCCGTCCCTGTCCAGGCGCGTGCAGTCCGGTCCGCCCGACCCCGAGATGGTCGCCGCGTGGGCCCACTACCCCCTCGAGGAGCGGCTGCGCGAGGCGTTCGGCAAGCCGCTGCTGCTGGCCAACGACGCTGACGTGCAAGGCTGCGCCGTCATCAAGGGCAAGGGCTTCGAGCTCGTGCTCACCCTCGGCACCGGCCTCGGCTGCGCACTGTTCGAGGACGGGCGGCTGCTCCCGCACCTCGAGCTGCCGCACGGCCCCTTCCGCAACGGCCAGTCCTTCGAGGACCAGCTCGGCAACGCGGCCCGCAAGGCGGTGGGACCGGAACGCTGGAACTCGCGGCTGCGCCGTGCGCTCGAGGCCTTCGACACGATGCTGCGCTACGACCACGTCTACATCGGCGGCGGCAACGCCCGGAAGGTCACGGCGGACCTCGGGCCGCGTGTCACGGTCGTGGACAACAACGCGGGCATCCTCGGGGGCATCAAGCTGTGGGAGCGCCACGCGGCGACCCACAGGACATGAACGGTCTTCCCGCGTTCAACTACTCTGTTCCTGTGTCCGAACCCCGCTGGCTCGATGCCGACCAGCAGCAGGTCTGGCGGACGTGGCTGACCGCGCAGCTGCTGCTCGCCGAGGTCTTCGAGCACGACCTCAAGGCCACGAGTGGACTGTCCATGGCCGAGTACGAGGTGCTCGTACGTCTCTCCGAAGCGCCGGGCCGCCGGTTGCGGATGAGCGAGCTCGCGGCGCGCACCCTCGCCTCGCGCTCCCGCCTCTCGCACCAGGTCGCCCGCATGGAGGAGGAGGGCCTGGTCCGGCGCGAGGAGTGCGTGACGGACAAGCGCGGCTGGTGGGCGGTCCTCACCGACCACGGCTGGGAGGTCCTCGTCGCCGCCGCGCCCCACCACGTGGAGTCCGTCCGCCGGCACCTCGTCGACGTCTTCGACGAGGGCGAGTTCGACGAGCTGGGCCATCTCCTGGACAAGGTCGTGGAGCGTCTGCAGCCCGACGGATCTCGCCGGATCTGAGTCCTCACTACGCCGAACGGGTGAGCGCCGCGGTGTCCGCGCCGCCCGGCCCGCCTCAAGCGCCCGTCCCCGCCTGCCGATGCACGCGAGGACCGTCCAGCGCAGGGGGTGTGCATGAGCGGCACCGCGATCGCGGGCCGGGTGCGGCTGACCGAGCCGACACTCACGCGCGCCTTCTATGTCGTCTTTGCGGCCACCCTCACGGTCTTCGTCGTCTCGACCATCCCCGGCGTGCGCAGCCACCCCGGCTACAACCTGATCCTCGACGGCTGGCTCAACAACATCTGCTACATGTTGAGCCCGGTCCTGTGCTGGATCAGGGCCCGCAAGGCGACTGCGTACCAGTCGGCCTGGAAGGTGCTGGCCGTCGGCCTCGCGGTCTACGGGCTCGGAAACGTCTACTGGACGATCTTCGTACGTCCATTGGACCCGGAGCCGTTCCCGTCACCCGCCGATGCGCTGTGGCTGTCCTTCGGTGCGTTCGCCTTCGTGGCCCTGGTCCTCGTGGTGCGCGACATCGCCGACCGGGTCCCGCTGAGCCTCTGGCTGGACGGCGCGGTCGGCGGCCTCGCCGTGGGTGCCGTCTCCGCGGCGATCGTCGGCCCGGTCCTGTCGGTGACGGGAGGCAGCCCCTCGGCGGTCCTCACGACGTTGGCCTACCCGCTGCTGGACATCCTGCTGATGCTGGTCGTCACCGCCGTGCTCGCCATGTTCCACTGGCGGCCCCCGCGGGGGCTGTGGTTCTTCATGGGCGGGCTGATGCTGTTCGCCGTCGCCGACGGCGCCTACCTCATCATGACCGCGCACAACTCCTACCAGCCCGGCGGCCCGGACGACGCGATCTGGGTGCTGGCCACCGTGCTCATGGCGCTGGCTCCGGGATGGACCAAGGGGCCTACGGGCGTCGCCCTCCCCGCCTGGCTGCTGCTCGGCATCCCCATCGCAGCGACAGTCTGCTCGGTCGCCCTGCTGGTCTGGGGCACCGGAAAGGACCGCTATCTGCACCCGGTGGCGGTCTTCCTCGCCGCGGGAACTGTGGTCATGGCCATGGGACGCCTCATCGTGAGCTTCCGCGAGGTCTCCACCCTGGCCCACAGCCACCAGCTCGCCCTCACCGACGAGTTGACCGGCCTCGGGAACCGGCGCGCGTTCTATGAGCAGGTCGAGCGCCGGCTGAACGCGGCGCCGCACGTCGAGGGCGCGCTGCTGCTGCTCGACCTGGACCGCTTCAAGGAAGTGAACGACAGCCTCGGGCACCACGCTGGAGACAACCTTCTCTGCCACGTCTCGCAACGAATCGCCGGCTGCCTCATCGGCGTCAACGACGTCCTCGCCCGCCTGGGCGGGGACGAGTTCGCGGTCTTCCTCGTCGGTGTCGACGTCGACGCGGCCGAGCGGGTCGCCCAGCGCATCCACGACGCCCTCACCCCGCCGTTCTCCGTCGACGGCGTCACCGTCCGGGTCGAGGCGAGCATCGGCGTGTCGCTGGTGCCCGCCCACGGCCAGGAGGTCTCGACCCTGCTGCGCCGGGCGGACATCGCGATGTACCAGGCGAAGCAGCGTCGCATCGGACACTGGGTCTACAGCGCCGACAGCGACTCCACCGACGGCCAGGACCGGCTGCGGACCCTCGAGGAGCTTCGGGAGGCGGTCTACTCCCGTACCCTCACCGTGCACTACCAGCCGAAGGTCGACTCGAGGACCTCCGTGGTCCGAGGCGTGGAAGCCCTCGTCCGCTGGCAGCACCCCGTCCGCGGGCTGCTCTATCCGGCGGCGTTCCTGCCGCTCGCCGAGGACGCCGGCTTGATGCGCGAGCTGACGACCGCCGTGCTGGAGCAGTCGATGGACCAGGTCATGGAGTGGCGCCGTCAGGGACGGATGCTGACCGTCGCGGTGAACCTCTCGGCGTCGTCCCTGGTCGACCTGGAGCTGCCCGATCGGATCTGCTCGATCCTGTTCAACCGGAGGCTTCCGTCGGAGTGCCTCGAGCTGGAGATCACCGAGGACTTCCTCATGGGCGACCGGGAACGCGCACGGGAGATCCTCACGCAGCTGCGGGGCCTCGGCATCCGGGTCGCGGTCGACGACTTCGGGACCGGCTACAGCTCGCTGGCGTACCTGCGAGAGCTGCCGATCGACGAGCTCAAGCTCGACCGTTCCTTCGTGCAGCCGATGTCGGAAGACAGCCGGGCGGCCGCCATCGTGCGCTCCACCATCGGTCTCGCGCACTCCCTCGGCATGACGCTGGTCGCCGAGGGTGTCGAGGACGAGGCCACGGCCAGCCACCTCGCGTCCTCGGGCTGTGACGCCTCGCAGGGCTACTACTACGCGCGGCCGCTGCCCTCAGCGGAGCTCGAGGCCTGGCTCGACCGGCACGGGGCGCCCGCCCTCGCGACCCAGGCCACGCCGACGACCGCTGAAGAGATCGTTCCGTGAGCACCCTGCCCGCTGAGCGCAGCGGCCTCGACCGGCTGCACCAGGGCTTTGAGGTCGTGCAAGGACTTGGCTCGCTGCAGGCACTCGGTGACGACCTGGACCGGCTCACCTCGACGTGCGGCGCCTCCGCCACCGCCGGGCGGGCGTGGGTGTTCGCGACCGTGGCCGCCTCGTCCGACGCCCGGCCGTGGGCGGTGATCGTGCGCGGTGCGGACGGTGGTCTCACGGCCGCGGTGTTCCTCGTGACGATCCCCGGCCGAGCCGCGGACACCGTCTGGCTGGCGGGCAGCCTCATGGGCCACCGCAGTCCCATCCTCGCCGCCGACGAGGACGCCGCGCACCGGCTGGGCCTCGGCCTCATGCATGCCCTGGAAGCACGGACGCGGCGCGCGTGGATCGACCTCGGACCGGTGGACCCCTCGTCAGGTCACCTCGACGCGTTCTTGGCAGCCGCACCCGGGATCAGCGCCTTCCCGGTGGACCCCGTACCCGTCGTCCGGCGGCGGGGCAGCAGCGACGTGGACGACTACCTCTCCCCCGGCATGTCCCGCACGCTGCGCAAGGCGCGCAACCGCCTGCGAGGCGACGGGCGGACGAGCCGGATGGAGGCGACCCGGCTG
Encoded proteins:
- a CDS encoding MarR family transcriptional regulator, translated to MSEPRWLDADQQQVWRTWLTAQLLLAEVFEHDLKATSGLSMAEYEVLVRLSEAPGRRLRMSELAARTLASRSRLSHQVARMEEEGLVRREECVTDKRGWWAVLTDHGWEVLVAAAPHHVESVRRHLVDVFDEGEFDELGHLLDKVVERLQPDGSRRI
- a CDS encoding EAL domain-containing protein, whose protein sequence is MSGTAIAGRVRLTEPTLTRAFYVVFAATLTVFVVSTIPGVRSHPGYNLILDGWLNNICYMLSPVLCWIRARKATAYQSAWKVLAVGLAVYGLGNVYWTIFVRPLDPEPFPSPADALWLSFGAFAFVALVLVVRDIADRVPLSLWLDGAVGGLAVGAVSAAIVGPVLSVTGGSPSAVLTTLAYPLLDILLMLVVTAVLAMFHWRPPRGLWFFMGGLMLFAVADGAYLIMTAHNSYQPGGPDDAIWVLATVLMALAPGWTKGPTGVALPAWLLLGIPIAATVCSVALLVWGTGKDRYLHPVAVFLAAGTVVMAMGRLIVSFREVSTLAHSHQLALTDELTGLGNRRAFYEQVERRLNAAPHVEGALLLLDLDRFKEVNDSLGHHAGDNLLCHVSQRIAGCLIGVNDVLARLGGDEFAVFLVGVDVDAAERVAQRIHDALTPPFSVDGVTVRVEASIGVSLVPAHGQEVSTLLRRADIAMYQAKQRRIGHWVYSADSDSTDGQDRLRTLEELREAVYSRTLTVHYQPKVDSRTSVVRGVEALVRWQHPVRGLLYPAAFLPLAEDAGLMRELTTAVLEQSMDQVMEWRRQGRMLTVAVNLSASSLVDLELPDRICSILFNRRLPSECLELEITEDFLMGDRERAREILTQLRGLGIRVAVDDFGTGYSSLAYLRELPIDELKLDRSFVQPMSEDSRAAAIVRSTIGLAHSLGMTLVAEGVEDEATASHLASSGCDASQGYYYARPLPSAELEAWLDRHGAPALATQATPTTAEEIVP
- a CDS encoding DUF1508 domain-containing protein, translating into MPAKYVLSKDDAGKFRFKLVASNGQTIATSEAYNSKVAAQGGINSLRRNAGSAVDDQTVASAAATPAKKAPAKRAAKKTTARRAAAKKAPAKKAAPAKRAAAKKAPAKRTARAATATKTARKAPARKTAARKAPAKLVAAKKALAKRVTAAEKTAAKRVAAKKTAVKRTAAKKAPAKRTAAKKAPAKRTARKAPAKKA
- the map gene encoding type I methionyl aminopeptidase, coding for MRAVPADIERPEYVGRKGPRPFTGSEVKSAEVIERMRIAGRIAAQALAEVGRHVAPGVTTDELDRIGHEFLVDHDAYPSTLGYKGFPKSLCTSINEVICHGIPDTTQLVEGDIVNVDITAFIGGVHGDTDATFLVGDVDDESRLLVERTHEAMMRGINAIAPGRRINVIGRVIESYARRFGYGVVRDFTGHGVGEAFHSGLVVPHYDDGRATTVMEPGMTFTVEPMLTLGTIDYRIWDDGWTVVTSDGRRTAQFEHTVLVTDTGSEILTLP
- a CDS encoding MFS transporter; translated protein: MSLADLFRRTRIDTTPLRTSRDFRLLFVGGAVSYLGSMITFVALPYQLKQLTGSFLQVGALGAVEVVPLVVCGLWGGALADALDRRRVVLATEFAFTMLSVGLVVNAMLAKPRVWPLYAFGFVVAALGGLQRPSLEAMVPRIVAPDQQGAAAALASVRGTIGSLLGPAIGGLLVATAGPATAYAVDVVSFAFSLACLALMRATPPPPDATTPSLRSIAEGIGYAWSRKDLLGTYVIDLSAMFFAFPFALFPFIAADFHAVWALGLLYTAPELGSLVMSLTSGWSNRVHHHGRAIVYAAFIWGSAIGLLWVAHDIWVVLVLLCIAGGADMVSALFRMQMWNQTIPDELRGRLAGIELLSYSVGPSLGQTRSGVVARYAGLRASLGSGGVSCCIATVLLAISLPALWAYDVRTSPEAAARRKQAHTLEGLATPGFELNAS
- a CDS encoding GNAT family N-acetyltransferase, producing MSTLPAERSGLDRLHQGFEVVQGLGSLQALGDDLDRLTSTCGASATAGRAWVFATVAASSDARPWAVIVRGADGGLTAAVFLVTIPGRAADTVWLAGSLMGHRSPILAADEDAAHRLGLGLMHALEARTRRAWIDLGPVDPSSGHLDAFLAAAPGISAFPVDPVPVVRRRGSSDVDDYLSPGMSRTLRKARNRLRGDGRTSRMEATRLPDEILGRLPELDACHRDRDHTQGRLSDLDDPRNRRIWFARLRRLAAAGLLELATISIDDDLAAYVLGLVDRGVYRVLEGHLVTRYARYAPGRLLEAAVVDRALKDPTLGTVDWMTSRAPDRLLCSNDLEPVVMLRLGMTAPRPADPRYEISG
- a CDS encoding ROK family protein, whose translation is MLDAQGQMTVERVRVETPYPCPPDLLVSKLLELAAQMPPFDRVSVGFPGLIRSGRVIMVPSLSRRVQSGPPDPEMVAAWAHYPLEERLREAFGKPLLLANDADVQGCAVIKGKGFELVLTLGTGLGCALFEDGRLLPHLELPHGPFRNGQSFEDQLGNAARKAVGPERWNSRLRRALEAFDTMLRYDHVYIGGGNARKVTADLGPRVTVVDNNAGILGGIKLWERHAATHRT